From the Helicobacter pylori genome, one window contains:
- a CDS encoding tRNA 2-thiocytidine biosynthesis TtcA family protein, which produces MAYEISKKVLHIVGKTNATYKLIEEGDKILLGLSGGKDSIMLACILAKMQKHAPFKFDFKAVTVHYGLGEDLKWLSDLCEEQGIEHEIIYTQIAATINEKRREKSSFCSFCSRLRRGTLYSKALEEGYNKVAIAHHLDDAVESFFMNFTYNGSLRSMPPIYRAENGLLVIRPLIKVREASSIHFVTSQNIPVAPDCNCPAKQPTSDKPPIARLATKNFLKEMQNLHPHFFDSLENAFDNVQANSFSDAKYLDA; this is translated from the coding sequence ATGGCCTATGAAATTTCCAAAAAAGTCTTGCACATTGTAGGCAAGACAAACGCCACTTACAAACTCATAGAAGAAGGCGATAAAATCTTGTTAGGGTTGAGCGGGGGCAAGGATTCTATCATGCTCGCTTGCATCTTAGCCAAGATGCAAAAACATGCCCCTTTCAAATTTGATTTTAAAGCGGTTACCGTGCATTATGGCTTGGGCGAAGATTTGAAATGGTTGAGCGATTTGTGCGAAGAACAAGGCATTGAGCATGAGATCATTTACACCCAAATCGCTGCCACGATCAACGAAAAACGCCGTGAAAAAAGCTCGTTTTGTTCGTTTTGCTCTCGTTTGAGGCGAGGGACTTTGTATTCTAAGGCTTTAGAAGAAGGCTATAATAAAGTCGCTATCGCGCACCATTTAGATGATGCGGTGGAGAGCTTTTTTATGAATTTTACTTATAACGGAAGTTTGAGGAGCATGCCCCCCATTTATAGGGCTGAAAACGGCTTATTAGTGATCCGCCCTTTGATTAAGGTTCGAGAAGCCAGTAGTATCCATTTTGTCACTTCTCAAAATATCCCCGTCGCCCCTGATTGCAATTGCCCAGCCAAACAGCCCACTTCCGATAAACCCCCTATCGCGCGATTAGCCACCAAAAATTTCTTAAAAGAAATGCAAAACTTGCACCCTCATTTCTTTGACAGCTTAGAGAATGCGTTTGATAACGTTCAGGCGAACAGCTTTAGCGACGCTAAATATTTAGACGCTTAA
- the deoD gene encoding purine-nucleoside phosphorylase, translating to MTPHINAKIGDFYPQCLLCGDPLRVSYIAKKFLQDAKEITNVRNMLGFSGKYKGKGISLMGHGMGIASCTIYVTELIKTYQVKELLRIGTCGAISPKVGLKDIVMATGASTDSKTNRVRFLNHDLSATPDFELSLRAYQTAKRLGIDLKIGNVFSSDFFYSFETHTFDLMAQYNHLAIEMEAAGLYATAMELNAKALCLCSVSDHLITKEALSPKERIESFDNMITLALEMMG from the coding sequence ATGACCCCTCACATCAACGCTAAAATCGGCGATTTTTATCCTCAATGCCTTTTATGCGGCGATCCCTTAAGGGTGAGCTACATTGCGAAAAAATTCTTACAAGACGCTAAAGAGATCACGAATGTGCGTAACATGCTAGGCTTTAGCGGGAAGTATAAGGGTAAGGGGATTTCTTTAATGGGGCATGGCATGGGCATTGCGTCATGCACGATTTATGTAACGGAGCTTATTAAAACCTATCAAGTTAAAGAGCTTTTAAGGATTGGCACTTGCGGGGCGATTAGCCCAAAAGTTGGCCTGAAAGACATTGTCATGGCCACTGGAGCTTCAACGGATTCTAAAACCAATCGGGTGCGTTTTTTAAACCACGATTTGAGCGCAACGCCTGATTTTGAATTGAGTTTAAGGGCGTATCAAACAGCAAAGCGTTTGGGTATTGATTTGAAAATAGGCAATGTTTTTTCAAGCGATTTTTTCTATTCTTTTGAAACGCACACTTTTGATTTAATGGCCCAATACAACCACTTGGCTATTGAAATGGAAGCGGCAGGGTTATACGCCACGGCGATGGAATTGAACGCTAAGGCTTTATGCTTATGCTCTGTTTCGGATCACTTGATCACTAAAGAAGCCCTAAGCCCTAAAGAAAGAATAGAAAGCTTTGATAACATGATAACTCTAGCCTTAGAGATGATGGGCTAG
- a CDS encoding phosphopentomutase, which translates to MQKRVVILLLDSFGIGASEDAKDFGDLGANTLGNIAKACFNNLANSNDRNGALKLPNLEGLGLGLSALKATNELPLGFQLKPNLIGAYAYAQELSSAKDTISGHWEMMGAPVLFEWGYFKDKNDSFPKEILDEIMHKTKIKGYLGNCHASGTEIIKDLGEKHLETLYPIFYTSADSVFQIAAHEERFGLDNLYALCEEAFQILEPLKIARVIARPFIGTNRENFKRTANRKDYAIKPHKKLLFETFIEEKQGEVISIGKIADIYAHVGITQKFKAGSLMELCDATLERVKNAPNNSLIFTNFVHFDSDYGHRRDVSGYANALEYFDVRLREVLDNLRENDLLILCADHGCDPSFKGTDHTREYIPILFYHKDLQPAFLGKSETFADIGQSIAHFLGLSPLDYGKNLLNFKGQP; encoded by the coding sequence ATGCAAAAAAGAGTGGTAATTTTATTATTGGATTCTTTTGGTATAGGGGCTAGCGAAGACGCTAAGGATTTTGGCGATTTGGGGGCGAACACTTTAGGCAATATCGCTAAGGCTTGTTTCAATAACCTGGCTAATTCTAACGATCGCAATGGGGCTTTGAAACTGCCCAATTTAGAGGGTTTGGGTTTAGGCTTGAGCGCTTTAAAAGCCACAAACGAATTGCCCTTAGGCTTTCAATTGAAACCCAATCTAATAGGGGCTTACGCTTATGCGCAAGAACTTTCTAGCGCTAAAGATACGATTTCTGGGCATTGGGAGATGATGGGCGCGCCCGTTCTTTTTGAATGGGGGTATTTTAAAGACAAAAATGATTCGTTTCCTAAAGAAATTTTAGATGAAATCATGCACAAAACTAAGATTAAGGGCTATTTAGGGAATTGCCACGCATCAGGGACAGAAATCATTAAAGATTTAGGCGAAAAGCATTTAGAAACTTTATACCCCATTTTTTACACTTCAGCGGATTCGGTGTTTCAAATCGCTGCGCATGAAGAAAGGTTTGGGCTGGATAATTTATACGCCCTTTGTGAAGAAGCGTTTCAAATTCTAGAGCCTTTAAAGATCGCCAGAGTGATCGCACGCCCCTTTATTGGCACTAATAGAGAGAATTTCAAACGCACCGCCAATCGCAAAGACTATGCGATAAAGCCCCATAAAAAATTGCTTTTTGAAACATTCATTGAAGAAAAACAAGGCGAAGTCATTAGCATTGGGAAAATCGCTGATATTTACGCCCATGTGGGGATCACTCAAAAATTCAAAGCCGGTAGTTTAATGGAATTATGCGATGCGACTTTAGAGCGAGTCAAAAACGCCCCAAACAACAGCTTGATTTTTACGAATTTTGTGCATTTTGATAGCGATTATGGGCATCGGCGCGATGTTAGCGGGTACGCTAACGCTTTAGAGTATTTTGATGTGCGCTTAAGAGAGGTTTTAGACAATTTAAGGGAAAACGATTTGCTCATTCTTTGCGCCGATCATGGGTGTGATCCCAGTTTTAAAGGCACCGATCACACACGAGAATACATTCCCATTTTGTTCTACCACAAGGATTTACAACCAGCCTTTTTAGGCAAGAGCGAGACTTTTGCGGATATTGGGCAGAGTATCGCTCACTTTTTGGGATTAAGCCCCTTAGATTATGGCAAAAACTTATTAAACTTTAAAGGACAACCATGA
- a CDS encoding MFS transporter: MRFLGLFIVLPVISLYADSFHSSSPLLIGLAVGGAYLTQIIFQTPMGILSDKIGRKVVVMVCLLLFLIGSLVCFVANDIITLVIGRFIQGMGALGGVVSAMVADEVKEEERTKAMAIMGAFIFISFTISMAIGPGIVAFFGGAKWLFLLTAILTLLSLLMLLKVKDAPKISYQIKNIKAYQPNSKALYLLYISSFFEKMFMTLIFVLIPLALVNEFHKDESFLILVYVPGALLGVLSMGIASVMAEKYNKPKGVMLSGVLLFIVSYLCLFLADSSFLGKYLWLFIVGVAFFFVGFATLEPIMQSLASKFAKVHEKGKVLGQFTTFGYLGSFVGGVSGGLSYHHLGVSNTSLIVVALGLIWGLSLFLLHNPSKQKNVYFPLDAYNEEQFETLGDKIIEWYVNISEEIIIVKYNSDHISEEEIIHLARKFRK, from the coding sequence TTGCGGTTTTTAGGGCTTTTTATTGTTTTGCCTGTCATCAGTTTGTATGCGGATAGTTTCCATTCAAGCAGTCCCTTGCTTATAGGTTTGGCTGTGGGTGGGGCGTATCTCACGCAGATCATTTTTCAAACCCCCATGGGCATTCTTAGCGATAAAATCGGCCGTAAAGTGGTCGTTATGGTGTGCTTATTGTTGTTTTTAATTGGCTCGTTAGTGTGCTTTGTGGCGAACGATATTATCACGCTCGTTATCGGGCGCTTCATTCAAGGCATGGGGGCTTTAGGGGGGGTCGTTAGCGCGATGGTGGCGGATGAGGTGAAAGAAGAAGAGCGCACCAAAGCGATGGCTATCATGGGGGCGTTTATTTTCATTAGCTTCACCATAAGCATGGCGATAGGCCCTGGGATTGTGGCGTTTTTTGGGGGGGCAAAATGGCTCTTTTTGCTCACGGCGATCTTAACCTTATTGAGTTTGTTGATGCTTTTAAAAGTCAAAGACGCCCCTAAAATTTCTTACCAAATCAAAAACATAAAGGCTTACCAACCCAACTCTAAAGCCTTGTATCTTTTATACATAAGTTCTTTTTTTGAAAAGATGTTCATGACGCTTATTTTTGTATTAATCCCTTTAGCCTTAGTGAATGAATTCCATAAAGATGAAAGCTTTTTAATCTTAGTGTATGTGCCTGGAGCCTTATTGGGGGTTTTAAGCATGGGGATAGCGAGCGTTATGGCTGAAAAATACAACAAGCCTAAAGGGGTGATGCTTTCTGGCGTGCTGTTGTTTATTGTGAGTTATTTGTGTTTGTTTTTAGCGGACTCTAGCTTTTTGGGTAAGTATTTATGGCTTTTTATTGTTGGGGTGGCGTTTTTCTTTGTTGGCTTTGCCACCTTAGAGCCTATCATGCAATCTTTAGCGTCTAAATTCGCTAAAGTGCATGAAAAAGGCAAGGTTTTAGGGCAATTCACTACTTTTGGCTATTTAGGGAGCTTTGTTGGGGGCGTGAGCGGGGGGTTGAGTTACCATCATTTAGGCGTTTCTAACACAAGCTTAATCGTTGTAGCTTTAGGGCTTATTTGGGGACTATCGCTCTTTTTACTCCATAACCCTTCCAAGCAAAAAAATGTCTATTTCCCCTTAGACGCTTATAATGAGGAACAATTTGAAACTTTAGGGGACAAAATCATTGAATGGTATGTCAATATTAGCGAAGAAATCATTATTGTGAAATATAATTCCGATCACATTAGCGAAGAAGAAATCATTCACTTAGCGCGAAAGTTTAGAAAATAA
- a CDS encoding sugar MFS transporter, with protein MQKTSNTLALGSLTALFFLMGFITVLNDILIPHLKPIFDLTYFEASLIQFCFFGAYFIMGGVFGNVISKIGYPFGVVLGFVITASGCALFYPAAHFGSYGFFLGALFILASGIVCLQTAGNPFVTLLSKGKEARNLVLVQAFNSLGTTLGPIFGSLLIFSTTKMGDNASLIDKLADAKSVQMPYLGLAAFSLLLALIMYLLKLPDVEKEMPKETTQKSLFSHKHFVFGALGIFFYVGGEVAIGSFLVLSFEKLLNLDPQSSAHYLVYYWGGAMVGRFLGSVLMNKIAPNKYLAFNALSSIALIALAILIGGKIALFALTFVGFFNSIMFPTIFSLATLNLGHLTSKASGVISMAIVGGALIPPIQGVVTDMLTATESNLLYAYGVPLLCYFYILFFALKGYKQEENS; from the coding sequence ATGCAAAAAACTTCTAACACTCTGGCGCTGGGGAGTTTGACGGCGCTATTCTTTCTAATGGGTTTTATCACGGTTTTAAACGACATTTTAATCCCGCATTTAAAGCCCATTTTTGACTTGACCTATTTTGAAGCTTCACTCATTCAATTTTGCTTTTTTGGGGCGTATTTCATCATGGGAGGAGTTTTTGGGAATGTGATCAGTAAAATCGGCTACCCTTTTGGCGTGGTGCTTGGTTTTGTGATCACAGCGAGCGGGTGCGCGTTGTTTTATCCGGCGGCGCATTTTGGCTCCTATGGGTTTTTTTTAGGAGCGTTGTTTATTTTAGCGAGCGGGATTGTGTGCTTACAGACTGCCGGTAATCCCTTTGTAACCTTGCTTTCTAAAGGTAAAGAAGCCAGAAACTTGGTTTTAGTCCAGGCGTTCAATTCGCTTGGCACGACTTTAGGGCCTATTTTTGGGAGCTTGTTGATTTTTAGCACGACTAAAATGGGCGATAATGCAAGTTTGATAGACAAATTAGCGGACGCTAAAAGCGTTCAAATGCCTTATTTGGGCTTGGCGGCGTTTTCGCTTCTTTTAGCGCTCATCATGTATCTTTTGAAATTGCCTGATGTGGAAAAAGAAATGCCCAAAGAAACGACGCAAAAAAGCCTGTTTTCGCACAAACACTTTGTTTTTGGGGCTTTGGGGATCTTTTTTTATGTGGGGGGAGAAGTGGCGATTGGATCATTCTTGGTGCTAAGCTTTGAAAAGCTTTTGAATTTAGACCCTCAATCAAGCGCGCATTACTTGGTGTATTATTGGGGAGGCGCGATGGTGGGCCGTTTCTTAGGCAGTGTTTTGATGAATAAAATTGCCCCTAATAAATACCTGGCTTTCAACGCTTTAAGCTCTATTGCGCTTATCGCTTTGGCTATTCTCATTGGAGGCAAGATCGCTTTATTCGCTCTGACTTTTGTGGGCTTTTTCAACTCTATCATGTTCCCTACAATCTTTTCTTTGGCTACGCTCAATTTAGGGCATCTCACTTCTAAGGCTTCTGGGGTGATTAGCATGGCGATTGTAGGAGGGGCGTTAATCCCCCCCATTCAAGGTGTGGTTACAGACATGCTCACAGCAACCGAATCGAATTTGCTCTACGCTTATGGTGTGCCGTTGTTATGCTATTTTTATATTCTCTTCTTTGCGCTTAAAGGGTATAAGCAAGAAGAAAACTCCTAA
- a CDS encoding NupC/NupG family nucleoside CNT transporter produces the protein MIFSSLLSVVGMAVLFLIAWVFSGNKRAINYRTIVSAFVIQVALGALALYVPLGREILQGLASGIQSVIGYGYEGVRFLFGNLAPNAKGDQGIGGFIFAINVLAIIIFFASLISLLYYLKIMPLVINLIGGALQKCLGTSKAESMSAAANIFVAHTEAPLVIKPYLKSMSDSEIFAVMCVGMASVAGPVLAGYASMGIPLPYLIAASFMSAPGGLLFAKIIYPQNETISSHADVSAEEHVNIIEAIANGASTGLHLALHVGAMLLAFVGMLALINGLLGVVGGFLGMEHLSLGVVLGTLLKPLTFMLGIPWSQAGIAGEIIGIKIALNEFVGYMQLLPYLGDNPPLILSEKTKAIITFALCGFANLSSVAMLIGGLGSLVPKKKDFIARLALKAVLVGTLSNFMSATIAGLFIGLSAN, from the coding sequence ATGATTTTTAGCTCTCTTTTAAGTGTTGTAGGGATGGCGGTGCTTTTTCTTATTGCTTGGGTGTTTTCTGGCAATAAAAGGGCTATAAATTATCGCACGATTGTCAGTGCCTTTGTGATTCAAGTGGCTTTGGGGGCGTTGGCTTTATATGTGCCTTTGGGCAGAGAAATACTGCAGGGTTTAGCTAGCGGCATACAAAGCGTGATTGGTTACGGCTATGAGGGGGTACGCTTTTTGTTTGGCAATCTCGCTCCAAACGCTAAGGGCGATCAAGGGATAGGAGGCTTTATCTTTGCGATCAACGTTTTAGCGATCATTATCTTTTTTGCTAGCTTGATTTCACTTCTATATTATTTAAAAATCATGCCTTTAGTGATCAACCTCATCGGTGGGGCGTTGCAAAAATGCTTAGGCACTTCTAAAGCAGAAAGCATGAGCGCAGCGGCTAATATTTTTGTAGCGCACACCGAAGCGCCCTTAGTCATTAAGCCTTATTTGAAAAGCATGAGCGATTCAGAGATTTTTGCGGTCATGTGCGTGGGCATGGCTAGCGTTGCGGGGCCTGTGTTAGCCGGGTATGCGAGCATGGGCATTCCTTTACCTTATTTAATCGCCGCATCGTTTATGTCCGCTCCTGGGGGGTTGTTGTTCGCTAAAATCATTTACCCGCAAAACGAAACCATTTCTAGCCATGCAGATGTTTCTGCAGAAGAGCATGTCAATATTATAGAAGCTATCGCTAATGGGGCAAGCACAGGGCTTCATTTAGCCTTGCATGTGGGGGCGATGCTTTTAGCCTTTGTGGGGATGCTCGCGCTCATTAACGGGCTTTTAGGGGTTGTAGGGGGGTTTTTAGGCATGGAGCATTTGTCTTTAGGGGTGGTTTTAGGCACGCTTTTAAAACCTTTGACCTTTATGTTAGGCATTCCTTGGAGCCAGGCTGGGATTGCCGGGGAAATCATAGGCATTAAAATCGCGCTCAATGAATTTGTGGGCTATATGCAATTATTGCCTTATTTGGGCGATAACCCTCCTTTAATCTTGAGCGAGAAAACCAAAGCGATCATCACTTTTGCGTTGTGCGGGTTCGCTAACTTAAGCTCAGTCGCCATGCTCATTGGGGGGCTTGGCAGTTTAGTGCCTAAAAAGAAAGATTTCATTGCCAGGCTTGCTTTAAAAGCGGTGCTTGTAGGCACGCTTTCTAATTTCATGAGCGCGACTATCGCCGGGTTATTCATAGGGTTAAGCGCCAATTAA
- the hopQ gene encoding Hop family adhesin HopQ: protein MKKTKKTILLSLTLAASLLHAEDNGVFLSVGYQIGEAVQKVKNADKVQKLSDAYEQLSKLLANDNGTSSKTSAQAINQAVNNLNESAKTLAGGTTNSPAYQATLLALRSALGLWNSMGYAVVCGGYTKSPGENNQKNFHYTDENGNGTTINCGGSTNSNGTHSSNGTNTLKADKNVSLSIEQYEKIHEAYQILSKALKQAGLAPLNSKGEKLEAHVTTSKYQQDNQTKTTTSVIDTTNDAQNLLTQAQTIVNTLKDYCPMLIAKSSSGSSGTATTNTPSWQTAGGGKNSCETFGTEFSATSDMINNAQKIVQETQQLNANQPKNITQPNNFNLNSPSSLTALAQSMLKNAQSQTEILKLANQVASDFDKLSSGYLKEYIGKCDVSGVSSSNMTQQNMNTTWGKGCAGVETTLTSLKSSVADFNNQTPQIDQVQTLANTLIQELGNNPFKRVGMIGSQTNNGAMNGFGVQAGYKQFFGQKRRWGLRYYGFFDYNHTYIKSSFFNSASDVWTYGVGSDLLFNFINDKNTNFLGKNNKISVGLFGGIALAGTSWLNSQFVNLKTISNVYSAKVNTANFQFLFNLGLRTNLARPKKKDSDHSAQHGMELGVKIPTINTNYYSYLGTKLEYRRLYSVYLNYVFAY from the coding sequence ATGAAAAAAACGAAAAAAACGATTTTGCTTTCTCTAACTCTTGCGGCGTCATTGCTCCATGCTGAAGACAACGGCGTTTTTTTAAGCGTGGGCTATCAAATCGGTGAAGCGGTTCAAAAGGTGAAAAACGCCGACAAGGTACAAAAGCTTTCAGACGCTTATGAACAATTAAGCAAGCTTTTAGCCAACGATAATGGCACTAGCTCAAAAACAAGCGCGCAAGCGATCAATCAAGCGGTTAATAATTTGAATGAAAGCGCAAAAACTTTAGCTGGTGGGACAACCAATTCCCCTGCCTATCAAGCCACGCTTTTAGCACTAAGATCGGCGTTAGGGTTATGGAATAGCATGGGTTATGCGGTCGTATGCGGAGGTTATACCAAAAGTCCAGGCGAAAACAATCAAAAAAATTTCCACTACACCGATGAGAATGGCAATGGCACTACAATCAATTGCGGTGGGAGCACAAATAGTAATGGCACTCATAGTTCTAATGGCACAAATACATTAAAAGCAGACAAAAATGTTTCTCTATCTATTGAGCAATATGAAAAAATCCATGAAGCTTATCAGATTCTTTCAAAAGCTTTAAAACAAGCCGGGCTTGCTCCTTTAAATAGCAAAGGGGAAAAATTAGAAGCGCATGTAACCACATCAAAGTATCAGCAAGATAATCAAACTAAAACGACAACTTCTGTTATTGATACGACTAATGATGCGCAAAATCTTTTGACTCAAGCGCAAACGATTGTCAATACCCTTAAAGATTATTGCCCCATGTTGATAGCGAAATCTAGTAGTGGAAGTAGTGGCACAGCTACTACAAACACCCCTTCATGGCAAACAGCCGGTGGCGGCAAAAATTCGTGTGAGACTTTTGGTACGGAATTTAGTGCCACTTCAGACATGATTAATAATGCGCAAAAAATCGTTCAAGAAACCCAACAACTTAACGCCAACCAACCCAAAAATATCACCCAACCCAATAATTTCAACCTTAACTCTCCTAGCAGTCTTACGGCTTTAGCTCAAAGCATGCTCAAAAACGCTCAATCTCAAACAGAAATTTTAAAATTAGCCAATCAGGTAGCAAGCGATTTTGACAAACTTTCTTCAGGCTATCTTAAAGAATACATAGGAAAATGCGATGTGAGTGGTGTGAGTAGTTCAAATATGACACAGCAAAATATGAATACTACTTGGGGGAAAGGTTGCGCGGGCGTAGAAACCACTCTAACTTCATTAAAAAGCAGTGTTGCTGATTTTAACAACCAAACGCCTCAAATCGATCAAGTGCAAACCCTAGCCAATACCCTTATTCAAGAACTCGGCAATAACCCTTTCAAACGAGTGGGTATGATTGGCTCTCAAACCAATAACGGGGCGATGAACGGCTTTGGGGTGCAAGCGGGTTATAAACAATTCTTTGGTCAAAAAAGAAGGTGGGGGTTAAGGTATTACGGCTTTTTTGACTACAACCATACCTATATCAAATCCAGCTTTTTTAACTCGGCTTCTGACGTTTGGACTTATGGGGTGGGTAGCGATTTATTGTTTAATTTCATCAATGATAAAAACACCAATTTCTTAGGCAAGAACAATAAGATTTCCGTGGGGCTTTTTGGAGGTATCGCCTTAGCAGGGACTTCATGGCTTAATTCTCAATTCGTGAATTTAAAAACCATCAGCAATGTTTATAGCGCTAAAGTGAATACGGCTAATTTCCAATTCTTATTCAATTTAGGCTTGAGAACCAATCTCGCTAGGCCTAAGAAAAAAGACAGCGATCATTCCGCGCAACATGGCATGGAATTGGGCGTGAAGATCCCTACCATTAACACGAATTACTATTCTTACTTGGGAACTAAACTAGAATACCGAAGACTCTATAGCGTGTATCTCAATTATGTGTTTGCTTATTGA
- a CDS encoding NCS2 family permease has translation MGFFKLKEHNTNIATEFRAGLTTFITMIYIVPLNALILSQANMPYEALLSATAIITILSSVFNGLWANTPIAMSVGLGLSAYFSFGLVQGLKLPWQSALGIVALSGAIFVILSFTKFRSWVMRSIPSDLRRAVSAGIGAFIAFIGLKEMHIVVTHKATLVTLGDFGDPHVLLGVVGIILTFALYTLKIKGSFIIAVLITSILAWVLKLAPYPSEFFSMPASIGPIAFQLDIKGIFFDASGAFTLALVPVIITFFVTDLFDSLGTLAGIGHKTDFFNDEEKNKELERTLEADAVASLGSAVVGVSTTTAFIESASGVEEGGRTGLTAVFTGLFFVLTLFCLPLLKAIPSNAIYPVLVVVGVLMFSVLEGVNFKDMAISVSTFLTVVMMPLTFSIADGLAFGFLSYSIIKLVQKDFKALNSGIIILCIISVSVFIFR, from the coding sequence ATGGGGTTTTTCAAGCTTAAAGAACACAACACTAACATTGCCACCGAGTTTAGAGCGGGTTTAACGACTTTTATCACCATGATTTACATCGTGCCACTAAACGCTCTTATCCTTTCTCAAGCCAACATGCCTTATGAAGCCCTTTTGAGCGCGACAGCTATTATCACTATCTTGTCGAGCGTGTTTAACGGGTTATGGGCAAACACCCCCATCGCTATGAGCGTGGGCTTAGGGTTGTCAGCTTATTTTAGCTTTGGATTGGTTCAGGGGCTAAAACTCCCCTGGCAAAGCGCTTTAGGCATCGTAGCGCTCTCGGGAGCGATTTTTGTGATTTTGTCTTTCACTAAATTTAGAAGTTGGGTCATGCGAAGCATTCCTAGCGATTTAAGGCGTGCGGTGAGCGCGGGGATAGGGGCTTTTATCGCATTTATTGGCCTCAAAGAAATGCATATTGTCGTTACCCATAAGGCTACGCTTGTAACCTTAGGCGATTTTGGCGATCCGCATGTGTTATTGGGGGTTGTGGGGATCATTTTGACTTTCGCGCTCTACACGCTTAAAATCAAGGGTTCTTTTATTATAGCGGTTTTAATCACTTCCATTCTCGCATGGGTTTTAAAGCTAGCCCCTTACCCTAGCGAGTTTTTTTCCATGCCCGCTAGCATTGGCCCTATCGCTTTCCAATTAGACATTAAAGGCATTTTTTTTGATGCGAGCGGGGCTTTTACTTTAGCGTTAGTGCCAGTCATCATCACTTTTTTTGTAACCGATTTGTTTGATTCTTTAGGCACGCTTGCAGGGATTGGCCACAAGACTGATTTTTTCAATGATGAAGAAAAAAACAAGGAATTAGAAAGGACTTTAGAAGCGGATGCGGTGGCTTCTTTAGGGAGTGCGGTGGTAGGCGTTTCTACCACGACCGCTTTTATAGAGAGTGCGAGTGGGGTTGAAGAGGGGGGACGCACAGGGCTTACAGCGGTTTTTACTGGGCTATTTTTTGTTTTAACGCTCTTTTGCTTGCCTCTTTTAAAAGCCATTCCTAGCAACGCGATTTATCCGGTGCTAGTGGTAGTAGGGGTTTTGATGTTTAGCGTGTTAGAGGGGGTGAATTTTAAAGACATGGCCATTAGCGTTTCCACTTTTTTAACCGTGGTGATGATGCCTTTAACCTTCTCCATTGCCGATGGCTTAGCCTTTGGCTTTTTGTCTTATAGTATCATCAAATTGGTTCAAAAAGACTTCAAAGCGCTCAATTCAGGCATCATCATTCTCTGCATCATTTCTGTTTCTGTATTTATCTTTCGTTAA
- a CDS encoding cation:proton antiporter — protein sequence MHAEFFTFALIMLLIVIAPYVSRISRLPITVVEILFGSVGAYVGFIEPTKGFEIMSEIGFLFLMFLCGLEVEIYLFKKLGVSLLKRIFAYLLILYTLSFILTFSLNLEPIFMVIFPIISLGMIMTLVKDYRKEILWLDLVLKVGVIGELLSIFGLVVVDGVYSHGLGMELIKDLGILIVFLILIIVAFQIFKTLFWWFPHLKLFVMPKSSQFNQDVRFSLMLFFSLVAIVVWLKIEMVLGAFLAGLVVSTFFPHKSELIHKLNDVGFGFFVPLFFIHVGSTLDLKLVFLNPHLILQGILIVIAMLSLHLITSTLLWRKYFKEAKHLFSFALGASMPLTFLVTTAAVGLKAQAISQNTYYALLMAAIFEGVLFTIAIKMLNKKA from the coding sequence ATGCATGCAGAATTTTTCACTTTCGCGCTCATCATGCTTTTAATCGTGATAGCCCCTTATGTGTCTAGAATCTCTCGTTTGCCTATCACGGTTGTGGAGATTTTATTTGGGTCTGTTGGGGCGTATGTGGGTTTTATTGAGCCAACTAAAGGCTTTGAAATCATGTCTGAAATTGGCTTTTTGTTTTTAATGTTTTTGTGCGGTTTGGAAGTGGAAATTTATTTGTTCAAAAAATTAGGGGTTTCTCTTTTAAAACGCATTTTTGCTTATCTGTTGATCTTATACACGCTTTCATTCATCCTTACTTTTAGCCTTAATTTAGAGCCTATTTTTATGGTGATTTTCCCTATCATTAGTTTGGGCATGATCATGACTTTAGTCAAAGATTATCGTAAAGAGATTTTGTGGCTTGATTTGGTTTTAAAAGTGGGCGTTATTGGGGAATTGTTAAGCATTTTTGGTTTGGTGGTCGTGGATGGGGTGTATTCGCATGGTTTGGGCATGGAATTGATTAAAGATTTAGGCATTCTCATTGTTTTTTTAATTTTAATTATCGTGGCGTTTCAAATCTTTAAGACTTTGTTTTGGTGGTTCCCGCATTTAAAGCTTTTTGTGATGCCTAAAAGCAGTCAGTTTAACCAAGATGTGCGTTTTTCGCTCATGCTCTTTTTTTCACTGGTTGCGATCGTGGTGTGGCTCAAAATAGAAATGGTTTTAGGGGCGTTTTTGGCGGGGTTAGTCGTTTCTACTTTTTTCCCTCATAAATCAGAGTTGATCCATAAGCTCAATGATGTGGGTTTTGGGTTTTTTGTGCCTTTGTTTTTCATCCATGTAGGCTCTACTTTAGACTTAAAATTAGTGTTTTTAAACCCGCATTTGATCCTTCAAGGGATATTGATTGTCATAGCGATGTTAAGCTTGCACTTGATCACTTCAACCTTATTGTGGCGCAAATACTTTAAAGAAGCTAAGCATTTATTTTCGTTCGCCTTAGGGGCTTCTATGCCTTTAACTTTTTTAGTAACCACCGCCGCAGTGGGTTTAAAAGCGCAAGCGATCTCGCAAAACACCTATTACGCATTGCTCATGGCGGCTATTTTTGAAGGGGTGTTATTCACGATTGCGATTAAAATGCTCAACAAAAAAGCTTGA